A portion of the Oncorhynchus gorbuscha isolate QuinsamMale2020 ecotype Even-year linkage group LG07, OgorEven_v1.0, whole genome shotgun sequence genome contains these proteins:
- the prodh2 gene encoding hydroxyproline dehydrogenase, whose translation MMSPLLRPSLHHFLSLRLLGTAAPKVVERVAADALPVALNFEDPSAFRVKSFGELLRALGVFQLCSVPVLVNNCGKLMSVARTLLGKRGFALFLRPSVYAQFVAGESEGEITHSMEKMSSLGLRPMLAVPIEEDLGESTGERRYNDNLASMLECVDMSHSNAWSKDPMMQLKITALLSPELCVKLSTLLSEQQYDLDLLVRAMDGEPISFPGLQESENTHFLCGLQRLNKVGEASANKVRVLVDAEYTYMNPALSLVTMAMMKKFNQDGAWIWNTYQCYLKESRSLLLEDVRLSISESFCLGVKLVRGAYMDKERKLANSEGCSEPVHESWEHTNDSYNGSLDILLELISREPQRYRIIVATHNEESVRRAVQRMGELGMDKDGGSVCFGQLLGMCDHVSLTLAQQGYLVYKSVPYGSVDNTLPYLVRRAQENRTVLQGIRKERDLLRLELHRRLRQGLRQGS comes from the exons ATGATGTCTCCACTGCTTCGCCCATCATTGCATCACTTCCTGTCGCTGAGGCTGTTGGGAACTGCGGCCCCAAAGGTGGTGGAGCGGGTGGCAGCGGACGCCCTCCCCGTGGCGTTGAACTTTGAGGACCCCAGCGCCTTCAGGGTAAAGAGCTTTGGGGAACTGCTCCGAGCATTAGGGGTGTTCCAACTCTGCTCTGTCCCAGTGCTGGTCAACAACTGTGGGAAG ctcatgtCTGTAGCGCGGACTCTGCTCGGGAAAAGGGGGTTTGCCCTGTTCCTGCGGCCCTCTGTATATGCTCAGTTTGTGGCCGGGGAGAGTGAGGGCGAGATCACCCATTCCATGGAGAAGATGAGCTCCCTGGGACTCCGCCCCATGCTGGCTGTGCCCATTGAAGAGGACCTGGGAGAGAGCACTGG GGAGCGACGGTACAACGACAACCTGGCGTCCATGTTGGAATGCGTCGACATGTCCCATAGCAATGCATGGAGCAAAGATCCCATGATGCAGCTGAAGATCACTGCCTTGCTCAGtccagagctgtgt GTGAAGCTTTCAACCCTGCTCTCAGAACAACAGTATGACCTAGACCTCCTAGTCAGAGCCATGGACGGAGAG CCAATCAGCTTCCCCGGTTTACAGGAGAGCGAGAACACACATTTCCTGTGCGGCCTTCAGAGGCTCAACAAAGtgggagag GCCAGTGCCAACAAAGTGCGAGTTCTGGTCGACGCAGAGTATACATACATGAACCCCGCCCTCTCACTCGTCACCATGGCCATGATGAAGAAGTTCAACCAAGATGGCGCCTGGATCTGGAACACCTACCAGTGTTACCTTAAG GAATCGCGGTCTCTCCTGCTCGAGGACGTCCGCCTGTCCATCAGTGAGTCCTTCTGTCTGGGCGTGAAGCTTGTGAGAGGGGCGTACATGGACAAAGAAAGGAAACTGGCCAATAGTGAGGGGTGTTCAGAACCTGTTCACGAATCCTGGGAGCACACCAATGACAG TTACAACGGCTCGTTGGACATCCTGCTGGAGCTCATCTCCCGGGAGCCTCAGCGCTATCGGATCATTGTCGCCACGCACAACGAGGAGTCCGTTAGGCGTGCAGTTCAACG GATGGGAGAGCTGGGAATGGACAAAGATGGTGGATCTGTGTGTTTTGGTCAACTGTTGGGGATGTGTGACCATGTGTCTCTCACTCTCG CCCAGCAGGGTTACTTGGTGTACAAGTCAGTGCCGTATGGCTCGGTGGACAACACCCTGCCCTACCTGGTGCGCCGTGCCCAGGAGAACCGTACCGTGCTGCAGGGCATCCGCAAGGAGAGAGACCTCCTGAGACTGGAGCTCCACAGGAGGCTGCGGCAGGGGCTCAGACAGGGAAGCTAG